The following are encoded in a window of Shewanella psychrotolerans genomic DNA:
- a CDS encoding alpha/beta hydrolase family protein, protein MKKVGILLICLLMPFATAFAQTTKPLSVDVLWQLKRIGSPIISSQGDYIVAPVTQYDVPEDKGSTQLWLFAKDGASQRAITAEGMRVSEPLFSPDGKTLAFVSKRDKDEDGQIYLLPMDAPGEAQRLTNVPGGVYGIKWVGEHLYFISRIYPGKNWDEMTKQLKADKDSKVSAHQWNALPYSSFDHWIEEERQAHIFRIPAKGGDIEAVTQPLKIELPRSSQGADSYDIDPSETWVAFNANGWEADLKTRQVDPKIDIFLAAIGSDKAVNLTKDNQAPDSNPSFSPDGKTLAFTRQLIPGFYADKSRLMLLDLKTHSERELAKEWDRSVSSFSWTPDSKGFYAAIDDAATRRIYHINAKNGKVKPITKATNFGQPAIAKDGTLVATNDSFLYPARVVAVNPKNGKTSRLDSFNDDVLADVDMGTYESVTYKGYQGDDIQMWVHYPPGFDRSKQYPLMMLIHGGPHNGISDGFHFRWNAQTFASWGYVTAWPNFHGSSGFGQEFADSINPDWKNKSLEDVLKAADWFKQKPWIDGDRMVAGGGSYGGYLSSIILGQENPFKALLIHAAVYNMYSQMSADFAVHSTRFGYYWEKPEIYQSISPHYFAGNFNTPTLIIHGQLDYRVPVGQGFELFRTLQSRGVESRMIYFPDENHWILKPNNSIYWYNQVKDWMTHYAEPGGR, encoded by the coding sequence GTGAAGAAAGTAGGGATTCTATTAATCTGCCTGCTGATGCCCTTTGCTACGGCATTTGCACAAACCACTAAACCGCTTTCAGTCGATGTACTGTGGCAACTCAAACGTATTGGTAGCCCAATTATCTCATCGCAGGGTGACTATATTGTTGCACCAGTAACTCAATATGATGTCCCTGAAGATAAAGGTTCAACCCAGTTATGGCTGTTCGCTAAGGATGGGGCGAGCCAGCGCGCGATTACCGCCGAAGGAATGAGGGTCAGCGAGCCACTATTTTCTCCCGATGGCAAAACCTTAGCCTTTGTTAGTAAGCGCGACAAAGATGAAGATGGGCAAATTTATCTATTGCCAATGGATGCGCCCGGTGAAGCCCAGCGACTAACGAATGTCCCTGGTGGCGTTTATGGCATCAAGTGGGTCGGTGAACATCTCTATTTCATTAGCCGTATTTATCCTGGTAAAAACTGGGATGAAATGACGAAACAGTTAAAGGCAGACAAAGATTCGAAGGTCTCTGCCCATCAATGGAATGCCCTGCCCTATTCAAGCTTCGATCATTGGATTGAAGAGGAACGCCAAGCCCATATCTTCCGTATTCCAGCCAAGGGCGGCGATATAGAAGCTGTAACCCAGCCGCTAAAAATCGAATTACCTCGCTCTTCCCAAGGGGCTGACAGCTATGATATCGACCCAAGTGAAACCTGGGTGGCGTTTAACGCTAACGGCTGGGAAGCCGACCTTAAGACTCGCCAGGTCGATCCTAAGATTGATATCTTTTTGGCCGCAATTGGCAGTGATAAAGCGGTAAATCTGACCAAAGATAACCAAGCGCCCGACAGCAATCCCTCATTTAGCCCAGATGGCAAAACCTTGGCCTTTACTCGCCAACTCATTCCTGGCTTCTATGCCGACAAGTCACGCCTGATGCTACTCGATCTAAAAACACATAGTGAACGAGAGCTTGCCAAAGAGTGGGATCGCTCTGTATCAAGCTTTAGTTGGACGCCTGATAGTAAAGGGTTTTATGCCGCCATTGATGATGCCGCCACCAGACGGATTTATCACATCAATGCCAAAAATGGCAAAGTAAAACCTATCACTAAGGCCACCAATTTTGGCCAGCCAGCTATTGCTAAAGACGGTACCTTAGTCGCGACTAACGATAGCTTCCTCTATCCTGCCCGTGTTGTCGCGGTAAATCCCAAAAATGGTAAGACTTCGCGTTTAGACTCATTTAACGATGATGTGCTGGCCGATGTTGATATGGGCACCTACGAGTCGGTCACCTACAAAGGCTACCAAGGTGATGATATTCAGATGTGGGTGCACTATCCTCCAGGATTTGATCGCAGCAAGCAGTATCCGTTGATGATGCTGATCCACGGTGGTCCTCACAATGGTATCTCTGACGGATTTCACTTCCGCTGGAATGCACAAACCTTTGCTTCTTGGGGTTATGTTACCGCTTGGCCTAACTTCCATGGTTCGAGTGGTTTTGGACAAGAGTTTGCCGACAGCATCAACCCCGACTGGAAAAATAAGTCACTGGAAGATGTGTTAAAAGCCGCCGATTGGTTTAAACAAAAACCGTGGATCGATGGCGATCGCATGGTCGCTGGCGGTGGCAGTTACGGTGGTTACTTATCCTCAATCATCTTGGGCCAAGAAAACCCCTTCAAAGCCCTGTTAATTCATGCTGCGGTTTACAACATGTACTCGCAAATGTCGGCTGACTTTGCGGTCCATAGCACTCGTTTCGGCTACTACTGGGAAAAACCTGAGATCTATCAGTCCATCTCACCGCACTACTTTGCAGGCAACTTTAATACGCCGACACTGATCATCCATGGGCAATTGGATTACCGCGTTCCCGTAGGTCAAGGCTTTGAGCTATTCCGCACCTTACAGAGTCGCGGTGTCGAATCACGGATGATCTATTTCCCCGATGAAAACCACTGGATCTTGAAGCCTAATAACTCTATCTATTGGTATAACCAAGTTAAAGATTGGATGACCCACTACGCCGAGCCAGGTGGGCGCTAA
- the metH gene encoding methionine synthase — MATHTPVNHVRQIAPQIIEQLKSQILILDGAMGTMIQEHKLEEAAFRGERFKDWPCDVKGNNDLLVLTQPAIIKDIHKQYLLAGADIIETNTFNATRIAMADYEMQELSAEINLEGARLARAAADEVSAETGRACYVAGVLGPTNRTCSISPDVNDPGYRNVSFDQLVEAYRESIEALIEGGADIIMVETIFDTLNAKAALFAVESIFDEIGQRLPIMISGTITDASGRTLTGQTTEAFYNSLRHVKPLSIGLNCALGPQELRPYVEELSKIAECYVSAHPNAGLPNEFGGYDETPEEMAEVIGEWAQEGFLNIIGGCCGTTPAHINAIRQAVIAHQTRELPTIPVACRLSGLEPLTIDENSLFLNVGERTNVTGSAKFLRLIKTGEYEEALSVAREQVENGAQIIDINMDEGMLDGVEVMQKFLNLIASEPDISRVPIMIDSSKWEVIEAGLKCIQGKGIVNSISLKEGEEKFIEQATLVKRYGAAAIIMAFDEVGQADTKARKIEICTRAYRVLVDKVGFPPEDIIFDPNIFAIATGIDEHDNYAVDFIEATAEIKRTLPHAMISGGVSNVSFSFRGNNPVREAIHAVFLYHAIQAGMDMGIVNAGQLAIYDDIDSELKARVEAVVQNLPCPVADSSNTEQLLEIAEKFRGDGSQVAKKEDLEWRSWEVSKRLAHALVKGITDFIDEDTEEARQQATRPLDVIEGPLMDGMNVVGDLFGSGKMFLPQVVKSARVMKKAVAYLNPYIELEKVEGQSNGKILMVTVKGDVHDIGKNIVGVVLACNGYEVIDLGVMVPVEKIIEVAKAENVDIIGMSGLITPSLDEMVHNVKAFHKAGLTIPSIIGGATCSKIHTAVKIAPHAPTGAIYIADASRAVPMVSKLISNETRQATIDAAYDEYQVMRDKRNSQEKRKQIIPISAARDNRCQHDWANYTPFVPNQLGRQVFDDYPLEDLVERIDWTPFFRSWELHGHFPKILEDKVVGEEARKLYADGKAMLQQIIDEKWLTAKAVIGLFPANTVNHDDIELYTDESRSELELTTHHLRMQIERVGNDNFCLADFVAPKDSGVADYMGGFAVTAGHGIDEHVARFEANHDDYNAIMLKCLADRLAEAFAERMHERVRKEFWGYAADEDLDNTALIREKYKGIRPAPGYPACPDHTEKGLLWDLLKPDETIGLNITESYAMFPTAAVSGWYFAHPQSRYFGVTNIGRDQVEDYAARKGMSIEETERWLAPVLDYDPE; from the coding sequence ATGGCGACCCATACCCCTGTTAATCATGTAAGACAGATAGCACCGCAGATCATCGAGCAACTCAAATCGCAGATCTTGATCCTCGACGGCGCAATGGGCACCATGATCCAAGAGCATAAGCTTGAGGAAGCAGCCTTTCGCGGCGAGCGCTTTAAAGATTGGCCCTGCGATGTTAAAGGCAATAACGATCTGCTCGTACTGACTCAACCAGCCATTATCAAAGATATCCATAAACAATACCTGCTCGCTGGTGCCGATATCATCGAGACGAATACCTTTAACGCCACTCGTATCGCCATGGCTGACTACGAGATGCAGGAACTGTCCGCCGAAATCAATCTTGAAGGTGCACGTCTTGCCCGCGCCGCCGCAGATGAGGTCAGCGCAGAAACAGGTCGTGCTTGTTATGTTGCCGGGGTTCTTGGCCCCACCAACCGCACCTGTTCAATTAGCCCTGATGTCAACGATCCTGGTTATCGCAATGTCAGCTTCGATCAGCTGGTTGAAGCCTACCGCGAATCGATTGAAGCGCTCATCGAGGGCGGCGCCGACATCATCATGGTGGAAACCATCTTCGACACCCTCAATGCCAAAGCCGCGCTGTTTGCCGTTGAAAGTATTTTCGATGAGATAGGTCAGCGTTTACCTATTATGATTTCAGGCACCATTACCGATGCCTCCGGTCGCACCCTAACCGGACAAACCACCGAAGCCTTTTACAACTCGCTACGTCATGTTAAGCCACTGTCGATTGGCCTTAACTGCGCCCTTGGCCCACAAGAGCTACGTCCCTACGTTGAAGAGTTGTCAAAAATTGCCGAATGTTACGTATCGGCGCATCCTAATGCCGGACTCCCTAATGAATTTGGTGGCTACGATGAAACCCCAGAGGAGATGGCCGAGGTTATCGGTGAATGGGCACAAGAAGGCTTTCTCAATATCATTGGTGGATGCTGCGGCACAACCCCTGCGCATATTAACGCCATTCGCCAAGCGGTGATTGCACATCAAACCCGTGAATTACCGACTATTCCCGTCGCCTGTCGTCTATCGGGTTTAGAGCCACTCACCATAGATGAAAACTCACTGTTTCTAAACGTCGGTGAACGTACCAACGTGACGGGTTCGGCCAAATTTTTACGCCTGATTAAAACTGGAGAATATGAAGAGGCGCTGTCAGTTGCCCGCGAACAGGTAGAAAACGGTGCCCAGATCATCGATATCAATATGGATGAAGGCATGCTCGATGGCGTCGAGGTAATGCAAAAATTCCTTAACCTTATCGCCTCCGAGCCCGATATCAGCCGAGTGCCGATCATGATCGACTCCTCCAAATGGGAGGTGATTGAAGCAGGCCTGAAATGCATTCAAGGTAAAGGTATCGTTAACTCCATCTCCCTCAAAGAGGGCGAAGAGAAGTTTATCGAGCAGGCCACCTTAGTGAAACGCTACGGCGCTGCCGCCATTATCATGGCGTTCGATGAAGTCGGCCAAGCCGATACCAAGGCGCGTAAAATCGAGATCTGCACCCGCGCCTATCGCGTATTAGTCGATAAGGTGGGCTTCCCACCTGAAGATATTATTTTCGATCCCAACATTTTCGCCATCGCCACAGGCATTGACGAGCATGACAACTACGCCGTTGACTTTATTGAAGCTACGGCCGAGATAAAACGCACTCTGCCACACGCGATGATCTCCGGCGGTGTATCGAACGTGTCGTTCTCATTTCGCGGTAACAACCCAGTGCGGGAGGCGATTCATGCGGTATTCCTCTACCATGCGATTCAAGCCGGCATGGACATGGGTATCGTCAACGCGGGGCAGTTAGCGATTTATGACGATATCGACAGCGAGCTAAAAGCGCGTGTCGAAGCCGTGGTGCAAAACTTACCTTGCCCAGTTGCAGATTCGAGCAATACAGAGCAGCTGCTGGAGATCGCCGAGAAGTTTCGCGGTGATGGCAGTCAAGTTGCTAAGAAAGAAGATTTAGAGTGGCGCAGCTGGGAAGTGAGCAAGCGTCTTGCCCATGCCCTAGTGAAAGGCATTACCGACTTTATCGATGAAGACACCGAAGAAGCCAGACAGCAGGCCACTCGGCCGCTGGATGTAATTGAAGGGCCGCTCATGGATGGCATGAACGTGGTCGGCGACCTCTTTGGCTCGGGTAAGATGTTCCTCCCCCAAGTGGTCAAATCGGCACGGGTAATGAAAAAAGCGGTCGCCTATTTGAACCCCTATATCGAACTAGAAAAAGTCGAAGGTCAGTCTAACGGTAAAATTCTGATGGTCACCGTAAAAGGTGACGTACACGATATCGGTAAGAACATCGTTGGTGTGGTGCTGGCCTGTAATGGCTACGAGGTGATCGATCTAGGGGTGATGGTACCCGTGGAGAAGATCATCGAAGTCGCCAAGGCAGAAAATGTCGATATCATCGGCATGTCAGGCTTAATCACCCCAAGTCTCGATGAGATGGTGCATAACGTTAAAGCCTTCCATAAGGCGGGGCTTACCATCCCCTCGATCATTGGCGGCGCGACCTGCTCGAAAATTCATACCGCAGTTAAAATTGCGCCCCACGCCCCAACAGGTGCTATCTATATTGCCGACGCCTCACGCGCCGTGCCTATGGTGTCGAAACTGATCAGCAATGAGACGCGCCAAGCCACCATCGATGCCGCCTATGATGAATATCAGGTGATGCGCGACAAGCGTAACTCGCAGGAGAAACGTAAGCAGATCATCCCGATTTCCGCCGCGCGCGATAACCGTTGCCAGCACGATTGGGCCAATTACACCCCATTTGTGCCTAACCAACTCGGGCGTCAGGTGTTCGATGACTACCCACTGGAAGACTTAGTCGAGCGTATCGACTGGACCCCATTTTTCCGCAGTTGGGAGCTGCATGGCCATTTCCCAAAAATCTTGGAAGACAAGGTGGTCGGTGAAGAAGCCCGTAAACTATACGCCGATGGCAAAGCCATGCTTCAACAGATCATCGACGAAAAATGGCTTACCGCCAAGGCGGTTATCGGCCTGTTCCCTGCCAATACCGTAAACCATGACGATATTGAGCTCTACACAGATGAAAGCCGCAGTGAACTTGAATTAACCACTCATCATCTGCGGATGCAGATAGAACGTGTGGGCAACGATAACTTCTGTCTGGCTGACTTTGTCGCCCCCAAAGACTCAGGCGTTGCCGATTACATGGGCGGTTTCGCTGTCACCGCAGGTCATGGCATCGACGAACATGTTGCCCGTTTCGAAGCCAACCACGATGACTACAACGCCATCATGCTCAAATGTTTAGCCGACCGTTTAGCCGAAGCGTTTGCCGAGCGGATGCATGAGCGTGTCCGTAAAGAGTTTTGGGGCTACGCCGCAGATGAAGATCTCGATAACACGGCACTGATTCGCGAAAAATACAAAGGCATTCGCCCAGCACCGGGTTATCCCGCCTGCCCAGATCACACCGAAAAGGGCTTACTGTGGGACTTGCTTAAGCCAGATGAAACCATTGGGCTTAATATCACCGAAAGCTACGCCATGTTCCCCACCGCCGCGGTATCGGGTTGGTACTTCGCGCACCCGCAATCACGCTACTTTGGCGTGACTAATATTGGCCGTGATCAGGTAGAAGATTACGCCGCACGTAAAGGAATGAGTATCGAGGAAACCGAGCGCTGGCTAGCACCAGTATTGGATTATGACCCAGAGTAG
- a CDS encoding histidine phosphatase family protein has protein sequence MTQTTLYLMRHGECEGGNLLRGHCDIQLTEIGFAQMQLAYAKLPEAVDRVMSSPLIRCAAFAEHIASKRRMSISFDERLKEIYFGRWDGLEIPTLHEDHGQELTAYWQDPWRFPLPEAEAMSAFEQRLDGLVDELVSLYSGEKLLLITHGGVIRYLMAKALGVIKAVGFYTQLSLEYASVVKITHYRDEDGKGFWRLHWG, from the coding sequence ATGACTCAAACAACGCTGTATTTGATGCGTCATGGCGAATGTGAAGGTGGAAATCTGCTGCGGGGCCATTGCGATATTCAGCTGACCGAAATCGGTTTTGCGCAGATGCAATTGGCTTATGCGAAGCTACCCGAAGCCGTTGACAGAGTAATGAGTTCGCCTTTAATCCGTTGTGCCGCCTTTGCTGAACATATCGCCAGCAAGCGGCGAATGAGCATCAGCTTTGATGAACGTTTAAAGGAGATCTACTTTGGCCGTTGGGATGGCCTTGAAATTCCCACTTTACATGAAGATCACGGCCAAGAGTTAACGGCTTATTGGCAGGATCCTTGGCGGTTCCCTTTACCTGAAGCTGAAGCCATGTCAGCCTTTGAGCAACGTCTCGATGGGTTGGTGGATGAGCTGGTCAGTCTTTATAGTGGCGAGAAGCTGCTACTTATTACCCATGGTGGTGTTATTCGTTATTTAATGGCTAAGGCGCTAGGGGTGATCAAGGCAGTAGGCTTTTATACGCAATTGAGCCTTGAGTATGCCAGTGTGGTGAAAATTACTCATTATAGAGATGAGGATGGCAAGGGTTTTTGGCGACTGCATTGGGGCTGA
- a CDS encoding ABC transporter ATP-binding protein, producing the protein MTKDVTALSAKGICWHSGERQILSDVSVQLSQGKMLGIIGPNGAGKSTLLRCLYRYLTPSRGDICLFGHPASELSAKEFARQVAVVLQDTPHHFDMTTAQLVTLGLTPHKGAFSFTSEQDKVQVRHALATVGLNELANQSYEQLSGGEKQRALIARAIVQKPKLLILDEPTNHLDIRYQIQILELLRSLDITVVISIHDLNLASALCDQLLLLNRGRAVIQGSPAEVLTEQQIGEVFGVCCQVLPHPQHGNPQINYFYGYRHLGDQGGAACGSSIEANPANSRYLGPRDLKGDKVK; encoded by the coding sequence GTGACTAAAGACGTTACCGCCTTATCCGCTAAAGGCATATGCTGGCACAGCGGCGAACGCCAAATTTTGTCTGATGTCAGTGTGCAGCTGTCTCAAGGTAAAATGCTTGGGATTATCGGTCCTAATGGTGCGGGTAAATCGACCCTATTGCGTTGCCTCTATCGCTATTTGACCCCTAGTCGAGGCGATATCTGCTTATTTGGTCATCCTGCGAGTGAGCTATCCGCTAAGGAATTTGCACGGCAAGTGGCTGTCGTTTTACAAGATACCCCCCATCATTTCGATATGACGACGGCGCAATTGGTGACCTTAGGGCTCACGCCCCATAAAGGCGCATTCTCCTTCACAAGTGAGCAAGATAAGGTGCAGGTACGTCATGCGCTTGCAACTGTCGGTCTGAATGAGCTGGCTAATCAATCCTATGAGCAACTTTCGGGCGGTGAGAAACAACGGGCATTGATCGCTCGTGCCATCGTCCAGAAACCTAAATTATTGATCCTTGATGAGCCAACAAATCACCTTGATATTCGTTACCAAATCCAGATCTTAGAACTACTGCGCTCGTTAGATATTACCGTGGTGATCTCTATTCACGATCTGAATTTAGCCAGTGCCTTATGTGATCAATTATTGCTGCTTAATCGAGGCAGAGCGGTGATCCAAGGCTCGCCCGCAGAGGTGCTGACCGAGCAGCAGATTGGCGAGGTTTTTGGCGTATGCTGTCAGGTATTGCCTCATCCACAACATGGCAATCCGCAGATTAATTATTTTTACGGTTATCGCCATCTAGGCGATCAAGGTGGCGCGGCCTGTGGCTCATCCATAGAAGCTAACCCTGCCAATAGCAGATATTTGGGACCGCGCGATCTGAAAGGGGACAAGGTTAAATGA
- a CDS encoding FecCD family ABC transporter permease, producing the protein MITEVIRGSLGTNKLKRVMLFVVLIVLFSLLTPILAASFGAADIGVKQVIDAILGGINGESSGTVTSRIVMELRLPRILLAFIAGFGLAIAGAVLQTVTRNPLADPYLFGISSGASFGAVLVITLLGNSNAMSGTLPSSLINSISLPIGAFIGAALSVLMVLALCGRAMSTQIERMLLSGVAVSFMFGALTSLLLYFSGPQAAASVLFWSLGSFAKASWAGLSLPFVVIGLATAIILLSKRQILAMKAGDETAHTLGINVQGLRLGMLLLCSLITAVLVANCGGIGFVGLMIPHMVRLLLPGRFALLTTGLVGGLFMIWIDVLARCLLSYQELPIGIITAVIGSLFFLFILATKRRG; encoded by the coding sequence ATGATCACCGAGGTAATACGAGGCTCCTTGGGCACAAATAAGCTAAAGCGAGTCATGTTGTTTGTGGTATTGATTGTCCTCTTTTCTCTGTTAACCCCCATTTTAGCGGCCAGTTTTGGCGCGGCCGATATAGGGGTAAAACAAGTTATTGATGCCATATTAGGGGGGATAAATGGTGAGTCTAGTGGCACTGTAACCTCACGGATTGTGATGGAACTACGATTGCCTCGTATTCTGCTGGCCTTTATCGCGGGCTTTGGTCTGGCGATCGCTGGCGCAGTATTGCAAACCGTTACCCGTAACCCGCTTGCCGATCCCTATTTATTTGGGATCTCTTCTGGGGCTTCGTTTGGTGCGGTATTGGTGATCACCCTACTTGGTAACTCAAATGCGATGTCGGGCACACTGCCTAGCTCATTGATAAATAGCATTAGCTTGCCCATTGGTGCGTTTATTGGTGCGGCGCTTTCTGTGTTGATGGTACTGGCACTGTGCGGCCGAGCCATGAGCACTCAGATCGAGCGCATGTTGCTTTCTGGAGTGGCGGTATCATTTATGTTTGGCGCACTGACCAGTCTGTTGCTCTATTTCTCCGGTCCTCAAGCGGCGGCTTCTGTGCTGTTTTGGAGTCTGGGGAGTTTTGCTAAGGCAAGCTGGGCAGGGCTTAGTTTGCCTTTTGTGGTGATAGGTTTAGCCACGGCAATCATCTTGCTCTCTAAACGCCAGATCTTAGCCATGAAGGCCGGTGATGAGACCGCGCATACTTTAGGTATTAATGTACAGGGGTTGCGCCTAGGTATGTTGCTGCTTTGCTCTTTAATTACCGCCGTGCTGGTGGCCAATTGCGGCGGTATCGGTTTTGTGGGTTTGATGATCCCCCATATGGTGCGGCTATTGTTGCCTGGAAGGTTTGCCTTGTTGACCACAGGCTTGGTTGGCGGCCTGTTTATGATCTGGATAGATGTGTTGGCCAGATGCCTGCTGAGTTATCAAGAATTGCCAATCGGCATTATCACTGCCGTTATTGGTAGCTTGTTCTTTTTATTTATTTTAGCCACCAAGCGACGTGGATAG
- the cobT gene encoding nicotinate-nucleotide--dimethylbenzimidazole phosphoribosyltransferase yields MFTITPVSHEFDQAIQAQIDGKTKPLGALGELEPLALQIAQVLGKTSPSINNPKLLVFAGDHGIAASGVSIAPSAVTTQMVQNFLNGGAAINVFCAQSGFDMEVIDCGIATPIESDERLINHRLGAGTNAFHRESAMTLGAVKQGFAMAFERVTFHHNNGTNLIAFGEMGIGNTSSAAAIMAAILKLDVADCVGRGTGIDSATLARKQMLIEQALYLHRDQLSDPYLVLAALGGYEIVQMTGAMLAAAEHQMLILVDGFIATAAALVATSIAPAARDYMIFAHQSDERGHQLMLTHLQAKPLLKLSMRLGEGSGAALALPLVRAAAAFYNEMASLQDLSIEI; encoded by the coding sequence ATGTTTACTATAACGCCAGTGAGTCATGAGTTTGATCAAGCGATTCAAGCCCAAATAGACGGCAAAACTAAACCCCTGGGGGCATTGGGAGAGCTTGAGCCATTAGCGCTGCAGATAGCGCAAGTGTTGGGAAAAACGTCACCATCGATTAATAATCCTAAGTTGCTGGTGTTTGCTGGCGATCATGGGATTGCGGCTTCTGGTGTGTCAATTGCGCCGAGTGCAGTGACGACGCAGATGGTACAGAATTTTCTCAATGGCGGCGCAGCCATTAACGTTTTTTGTGCTCAGTCGGGTTTCGATATGGAGGTGATAGATTGCGGTATTGCGACTCCTATTGAAAGCGACGAACGCCTCATTAATCACAGGCTCGGAGCTGGAACAAATGCGTTTCATCGAGAGAGTGCGATGACCTTAGGGGCGGTAAAACAAGGTTTTGCTATGGCCTTCGAACGCGTCACTTTTCATCATAACAATGGTACTAATCTTATTGCGTTTGGCGAGATGGGTATAGGCAACACTTCTTCTGCGGCGGCCATTATGGCCGCTATCTTAAAGCTAGACGTGGCCGATTGTGTTGGACGCGGCACAGGTATTGATTCGGCAACCCTTGCCCGTAAACAGATGTTAATTGAGCAGGCGCTTTATCTGCATCGCGACCAATTATCTGATCCTTATCTTGTTTTGGCGGCCCTTGGTGGCTATGAAATTGTACAAATGACCGGGGCTATGTTGGCTGCGGCGGAGCATCAGATGTTGATACTCGTCGATGGCTTTATCGCCACGGCGGCCGCTTTGGTGGCGACAAGCATAGCGCCTGCCGCTCGAGATTATATGATTTTTGCCCATCAATCCGATGAACGTGGCCATCAGTTAATGCTCACCCATCTGCAGGCCAAGCCACTGCTTAAGTTATCCATGCGTCTCGGTGAAGGCTCTGGTGCGGCACTCGCCCTGCCTTTAGTGCGTGCTGCGGCGGCTTTTTACAACGAGATGGCTAGCTTACAAGATTTGTCGATTGAGATTTGA
- a CDS encoding adenosylcobinamide-GDP ribazoletransferase: MMIKELQLFFIAMGFFTRIPMPKWVEVNSERLNQASRYFGAVGIVVGGISALVYVIASELFPSSIAIVLAMIASVLTTGGFHEDGLADTADGFGGGWTLQDKLTIMKDSRVGTYGVLALVFALLLKFVLLSEIALYAPHLVVSALIVSHCLSRVLAASLIFSEPYVREDASSKSKPLAQSQTINELAILLITGALALWISRITAALGLCALLLVLRYLLIWGFRRQIGGYTGDTLGAAQQVSELSVYLFILALAS; the protein is encoded by the coding sequence ATGATGATAAAAGAGTTGCAGCTGTTTTTTATTGCGATGGGCTTTTTTACGCGCATCCCTATGCCTAAATGGGTTGAGGTAAACAGCGAGCGGCTTAATCAAGCGAGTCGTTACTTCGGCGCTGTCGGCATAGTGGTGGGTGGCATAAGTGCGCTGGTCTATGTGATCGCCAGCGAGTTATTCCCCAGTAGCATTGCCATTGTACTGGCTATGATCGCAAGTGTGTTGACCACGGGAGGCTTTCATGAAGATGGTTTAGCCGATACCGCCGATGGCTTTGGTGGTGGCTGGACGTTGCAAGATAAGCTCACCATCATGAAAGATTCTCGTGTGGGGACTTATGGCGTCTTGGCGCTGGTCTTTGCGCTGCTACTTAAGTTTGTACTGCTCAGTGAAATAGCGTTATATGCGCCACATTTAGTGGTGAGTGCGCTTATCGTATCTCACTGTTTGAGTCGCGTGCTGGCGGCATCGCTGATTTTTTCCGAACCCTATGTCCGTGAAGATGCCAGCAGTAAAAGCAAACCTTTAGCTCAATCACAAACCATAAATGAACTCGCTATTTTGTTGATAACAGGAGCGCTAGCCCTTTGGATTAGCAGGATCACTGCGGCGCTAGGGCTGTGCGCCTTGTTGCTGGTGCTGCGCTACTTGTTAATTTGGGGCTTTAGGCGGCAAATCGGTGGTTATACCGGTGATACTTTAGGGGCCGCGCAGCAGGTGAGTGAACTCTCGGTGTATCTGTTTATTTTGGCGCTAGCGTCATGA
- the cobU gene encoding bifunctional adenosylcobinamide kinase/adenosylcobinamide-phosphate guanylyltransferase, giving the protein MIHFILGGARSGKSSYGLELAANYVAKGDECLFVATAEAFDDEMACRIARHKIERAALAWKTFECPLDLSQCLTKQAKDDRVILVDCLTLWLTNHLLNPSSDWSQIKADFLRVLSTLPGKIILISNEVGTGVVPGDPLSRRFVDEAGWLHQAIAKLADEVVLVTAGLPMILKGQ; this is encoded by the coding sequence ATGATCCATTTTATTTTAGGCGGTGCGCGTAGCGGTAAATCTAGCTATGGCCTCGAGCTTGCTGCCAATTACGTCGCCAAGGGCGATGAGTGTCTGTTTGTGGCAACGGCCGAGGCGTTTGATGATGAGATGGCTTGCCGTATTGCGCGTCATAAAATAGAGCGAGCTGCGCTGGCGTGGAAAACTTTCGAGTGTCCACTAGACTTGAGCCAGTGTTTAACTAAGCAGGCTAAAGACGATCGAGTTATCTTGGTCGATTGTTTAACCCTGTGGTTGACTAATCACCTGCTTAATCCCAGTAGCGATTGGTCGCAAATTAAAGCCGATTTTTTACGTGTGCTATCGACGTTACCGGGAAAGATAATATTAATTTCCAATGAAGTGGGTACAGGCGTAGTGCCAGGTGATCCTTTAAGTCGCCGCTTTGTTGATGAGGCAGGGTGGTTGCATCAGGCCATCGCAAAGTTAGCCGATGAGGTCGTGTTGGTTACGGCGGGATTACCTATGATCTTGAAGGGGCAGTGA